The Podarcis raffonei isolate rPodRaf1 chromosome 2, rPodRaf1.pri, whole genome shotgun sequence genome window below encodes:
- the LOC128409420 gene encoding class I histocompatibility antigen, F10 alpha chain-like isoform X1, which yields MFSPRPIPARSAAGSAGGAESGSQSRREKDVAGVRGGKGASFWGEMGVLLLRWPPLILGAAAHLLLLLDCAGSTSHSLRYFHTAVSEPGQGLPQFIDVGYVDDQPFVQYDSDTKKYLPRVPWIRKVEKEDPQYWHRNTQTLQGAELVFRENLEIARNRYNQSGGIHIIQYMYGCELRSDGRKGGHWQYSYDGRDFIAFDKETLTWTAADTGAQVTKRKWDPDLARNQGMKHYLEEECIEWLQRYLEYGKETLLRTEAPVVKVTRKADYDGLETLVCQVHGFYPKEIEANWVKDGEVWQEGTLRGLVAPNSDGTYYLLLSVQIDPEERERFRCRVEHDSLEKPLDVAWEKEPVNLWLIVGAILVAVVLLVAGISGIIFFFIRRKRNEKLAYKAASTSDQGSDSSAKVSYQPGV from the exons ATGTTTTCCCCTCGCCCAATCCCGGCTCGCTCTGCTGCTGGTTCCGCAGGCGGGGCAGAGAGCGGGTCTCAGAGTCGGAGGGAGAAGGACGTCGCTGGAgtaagaggaggaaaaggagcttcgttttggggggagatgggggTCCTCCTCCTCCGCTGGCCCCCCCTGATCCTGGGGGCGGctgcccacctgctgctgctcctggactGCGCAG gCTCCACTTCTCACTCCCTCCGCTACTTCCACACAGCCGTGTCTGAGCCTGGCCAGGGGCTGCCCCAGTTCATTGATGTGGGGTACGTGGATGACCAGCCATTTGTTCAGTATGACAGTGACACCAAGAAGTATCTGCCTCGTGTCCCCTGGATAAGGAAGGTGGAAAAGGAGGATCCTCAGTACTGGCACAGGAACACTCAGACACTTCAGGGCGCTGAGCTGGTGTTCAGGGAGAACCTGGAAATTGCAAGGAATCGCTACAACCAGAGCGGAG GGATCCACATCATTCAGTACATGTACGGCTGTGAGCTGAGGTCAGACGGGCGCAAAGGAGGGCATTGGCAGTACAGCTACGACGGGAGGGACTTCATCGCCTTTGACAAGGAGACCCTCACCTGGACGGCAGCTGATACAGGGGCCCAAGTGACCAAGAGGAAGTGGGATCCTGACTTGGCCCGGAACCAGGGCATGAAGCACTACCTGGAGGAGGAATGCATTGAGTGGCTGCAGAGATACCTGGAGTACGGGAAGGAGACTCTGCTGAGGACAG AGGCTCCGGTGGTGAAGGTGACCAGGAAGGCAGACTATGACGGCCTGGAGACCCTCGTTTGCCAAGTCCACGGCTTCTACCCCAAGGAGATTGAGGCCAACTGGGTGAAGGACGGGGAGGTCTGGCAGGAGGGCACCCTCCGAGGATTGGTCGCCCCCAACTCGGACGGGACCTACTATCTCTTGCTCAGTGTCCAGATCGACCCCGAGGAGAGGGAGCGCTTCCGGTGCCGTGTGGAGCATGACAGCCTGGAGAAGCCTCTGGACGTGGCCTGGGAGAAGGAGCCtg TCAACCTGTGGCTCATTGTGGGAGCCATTCTGGTTGCCGTGGTCCTGCTTGTCGCTGGGATCTCTGggatcatcttcttcttcatccgCA GGAAACGGAATGAGAAATTAGCCTACAAAGCAGCCTCAA CAAGCGACCAGGGGTCCGACAGCTCCGCCAAGG ttTCATACCAGCCCGGTGTGTGA
- the LOC128409420 gene encoding class I histocompatibility antigen, F10 alpha chain-like isoform X2, translated as MFSPRPIPARSAAGSAGGAESGSQSRREKDVAGVRGGKGASFWGEMGVLLLRWPPLILGAAAHLLLLLDCAGSTSHSLRYFHTAVSEPGQGLPQFIDVGYVDDQPFVQYDSDTKKYLPRVPWIRKVEKEDPQYWHRNTQTLQGAELVFRENLEIARNRYNQSGGIHIIQYMYGCELRSDGRKGGHWQYSYDGRDFIAFDKETLTWTAADTGAQVTKRKWDPDLARNQGMKHYLEEECIEWLQRYLEYGKETLLRTEAPVVKVTRKADYDGLETLVCQVHGFYPKEIEANWVKDGEVWQEGTLRGLVAPNSDGTYYLLLSVQIDPEERERFRCRVEHDSLEKPLDVAWEKEPVNLWLIVGAILVAVVLLVAGISGIIFFFIRRKRNEKLAYKAASTSDQGSDSSAKVGV; from the exons ATGTTTTCCCCTCGCCCAATCCCGGCTCGCTCTGCTGCTGGTTCCGCAGGCGGGGCAGAGAGCGGGTCTCAGAGTCGGAGGGAGAAGGACGTCGCTGGAgtaagaggaggaaaaggagcttcgttttggggggagatgggggTCCTCCTCCTCCGCTGGCCCCCCCTGATCCTGGGGGCGGctgcccacctgctgctgctcctggactGCGCAG gCTCCACTTCTCACTCCCTCCGCTACTTCCACACAGCCGTGTCTGAGCCTGGCCAGGGGCTGCCCCAGTTCATTGATGTGGGGTACGTGGATGACCAGCCATTTGTTCAGTATGACAGTGACACCAAGAAGTATCTGCCTCGTGTCCCCTGGATAAGGAAGGTGGAAAAGGAGGATCCTCAGTACTGGCACAGGAACACTCAGACACTTCAGGGCGCTGAGCTGGTGTTCAGGGAGAACCTGGAAATTGCAAGGAATCGCTACAACCAGAGCGGAG GGATCCACATCATTCAGTACATGTACGGCTGTGAGCTGAGGTCAGACGGGCGCAAAGGAGGGCATTGGCAGTACAGCTACGACGGGAGGGACTTCATCGCCTTTGACAAGGAGACCCTCACCTGGACGGCAGCTGATACAGGGGCCCAAGTGACCAAGAGGAAGTGGGATCCTGACTTGGCCCGGAACCAGGGCATGAAGCACTACCTGGAGGAGGAATGCATTGAGTGGCTGCAGAGATACCTGGAGTACGGGAAGGAGACTCTGCTGAGGACAG AGGCTCCGGTGGTGAAGGTGACCAGGAAGGCAGACTATGACGGCCTGGAGACCCTCGTTTGCCAAGTCCACGGCTTCTACCCCAAGGAGATTGAGGCCAACTGGGTGAAGGACGGGGAGGTCTGGCAGGAGGGCACCCTCCGAGGATTGGTCGCCCCCAACTCGGACGGGACCTACTATCTCTTGCTCAGTGTCCAGATCGACCCCGAGGAGAGGGAGCGCTTCCGGTGCCGTGTGGAGCATGACAGCCTGGAGAAGCCTCTGGACGTGGCCTGGGAGAAGGAGCCtg TCAACCTGTGGCTCATTGTGGGAGCCATTCTGGTTGCCGTGGTCCTGCTTGTCGCTGGGATCTCTGggatcatcttcttcttcatccgCA GGAAACGGAATGAGAAATTAGCCTACAAAGCAGCCTCAA CAAGCGACCAGGGGTCCGACAGCTCCGCCAAGG
- the LOC128409420 gene encoding class I histocompatibility antigen, F10 alpha chain-like isoform X3: MFSPRPIPARSAAGSAGGAESGSQSRREKDVAGVRGGKGASFWGEMGVLLLRWPPLILGAAAHLLLLLDCAGSTSHSLRYFHTAVSEPGQGLPQFIDVGYVDDQPFVQYDSDTKKYLPRVPWIRKVEKEDPQYWHRNTQTLQGAELVFRENLEIARNRYNQSGGIHIIQYMYGCELRSDGRKGGHWQYSYDGRDFIAFDKETLTWTAADTGAQVTKRKWDPDLARNQGMKHYLEEECIEWLQRYLEYGKETLLRTEAPVVKVTRKADYDGLETLVCQVHGFYPKEIEANWVKDGEVWQEGTLRGLVAPNSDGTYYLLLSVQIDPEERERFRCRVEHDSLEKPLDVAWEKEPVNLWLIVGAILVAVVLLVAGISGIIFFFIRRKRNEKLAYKAASTSDQGSDSSAKVGV; encoded by the exons ATGTTTTCCCCTCGCCCAATCCCGGCTCGCTCTGCTGCTGGTTCCGCAGGCGGGGCAGAGAGCGGGTCTCAGAGTCGGAGGGAGAAGGACGTCGCTGGAgtaagaggaggaaaaggagcttcgttttggggggagatgggggTCCTCCTCCTCCGCTGGCCCCCCCTGATCCTGGGGGCGGctgcccacctgctgctgctcctggactGCGCAG gCTCCACTTCTCACTCCCTCCGCTACTTCCACACAGCCGTGTCTGAGCCTGGCCAGGGGCTGCCCCAGTTCATTGATGTGGGGTACGTGGATGACCAGCCATTTGTTCAGTATGACAGTGACACCAAGAAGTATCTGCCTCGTGTCCCCTGGATAAGGAAGGTGGAAAAGGAGGATCCTCAGTACTGGCACAGGAACACTCAGACACTTCAGGGCGCTGAGCTGGTGTTCAGGGAGAACCTGGAAATTGCAAGGAATCGCTACAACCAGAGCGGAG GGATCCACATCATTCAGTACATGTACGGCTGTGAGCTGAGGTCAGACGGGCGCAAAGGAGGGCATTGGCAGTACAGCTACGACGGGAGGGACTTCATCGCCTTTGACAAGGAGACCCTCACCTGGACGGCAGCTGATACAGGGGCCCAAGTGACCAAGAGGAAGTGGGATCCTGACTTGGCCCGGAACCAGGGCATGAAGCACTACCTGGAGGAGGAATGCATTGAGTGGCTGCAGAGATACCTGGAGTACGGGAAGGAGACTCTGCTGAGGACAG AGGCTCCGGTGGTGAAGGTGACCAGGAAGGCAGACTATGACGGCCTGGAGACCCTCGTTTGCCAAGTCCACGGCTTCTACCCCAAGGAGATTGAGGCCAACTGGGTGAAGGACGGGGAGGTCTGGCAGGAGGGCACCCTCCGAGGATTGGTCGCCCCCAACTCGGACGGGACCTACTATCTCTTGCTCAGTGTCCAGATCGACCCCGAGGAGAGGGAGCGCTTCCGGTGCCGTGTGGAGCATGACAGCCTGGAGAAGCCTCTGGACGTGGCCTGGGAGAAGGAGCCtg TCAACCTGTGGCTCATTGTGGGAGCCATTCTGGTTGCCGTGGTCCTGCTTGTCGCTGGGATCTCTGggatcatcttcttcttcatccgCA GGAAACGGAATGAGAAATTAGCCTACAAAGCAGCCTCAA
- the LOC128409420 gene encoding class I histocompatibility antigen, F10 alpha chain-like isoform X4, whose protein sequence is MFSPRPIPARSAAGSAGGAESGSQSRREKDVAGVRGGKGASFWGEMGVLLLRWPPLILGAAAHLLLLLDCAGSTSHSLRYFHTAVSEPGQGLPQFIDVGYVDDQPFVQYDSDTKKYLPRVPWIRKVEKEDPQYWHRNTQTLQGAELVFRENLEIARNRYNQSGGIHIIQYMYGCELRSDGRKGGHWQYSYDGRDFIAFDKETLTWTAADTGAQVTKRKWDPDLARNQGMKHYLEEECIEWLQRYLEYGKETLLRTEAPVVKVTRKADYDGLETLVCQVHGFYPKEIEANWVKDGEVWQEGTLRGLVAPNSDGTYYLLLSVQIDPEERERFRCRVEHDSLEKPLDVAWEKEPVNLWLIVGAILVAVVLLVAGISGIIFFFIRRKPAYKAASTSDQGSDSSAKVGV, encoded by the exons ATGTTTTCCCCTCGCCCAATCCCGGCTCGCTCTGCTGCTGGTTCCGCAGGCGGGGCAGAGAGCGGGTCTCAGAGTCGGAGGGAGAAGGACGTCGCTGGAgtaagaggaggaaaaggagcttcgttttggggggagatgggggTCCTCCTCCTCCGCTGGCCCCCCCTGATCCTGGGGGCGGctgcccacctgctgctgctcctggactGCGCAG gCTCCACTTCTCACTCCCTCCGCTACTTCCACACAGCCGTGTCTGAGCCTGGCCAGGGGCTGCCCCAGTTCATTGATGTGGGGTACGTGGATGACCAGCCATTTGTTCAGTATGACAGTGACACCAAGAAGTATCTGCCTCGTGTCCCCTGGATAAGGAAGGTGGAAAAGGAGGATCCTCAGTACTGGCACAGGAACACTCAGACACTTCAGGGCGCTGAGCTGGTGTTCAGGGAGAACCTGGAAATTGCAAGGAATCGCTACAACCAGAGCGGAG GGATCCACATCATTCAGTACATGTACGGCTGTGAGCTGAGGTCAGACGGGCGCAAAGGAGGGCATTGGCAGTACAGCTACGACGGGAGGGACTTCATCGCCTTTGACAAGGAGACCCTCACCTGGACGGCAGCTGATACAGGGGCCCAAGTGACCAAGAGGAAGTGGGATCCTGACTTGGCCCGGAACCAGGGCATGAAGCACTACCTGGAGGAGGAATGCATTGAGTGGCTGCAGAGATACCTGGAGTACGGGAAGGAGACTCTGCTGAGGACAG AGGCTCCGGTGGTGAAGGTGACCAGGAAGGCAGACTATGACGGCCTGGAGACCCTCGTTTGCCAAGTCCACGGCTTCTACCCCAAGGAGATTGAGGCCAACTGGGTGAAGGACGGGGAGGTCTGGCAGGAGGGCACCCTCCGAGGATTGGTCGCCCCCAACTCGGACGGGACCTACTATCTCTTGCTCAGTGTCCAGATCGACCCCGAGGAGAGGGAGCGCTTCCGGTGCCGTGTGGAGCATGACAGCCTGGAGAAGCCTCTGGACGTGGCCTGGGAGAAGGAGCCtg TCAACCTGTGGCTCATTGTGGGAGCCATTCTGGTTGCCGTGGTCCTGCTTGTCGCTGGGATCTCTGggatcatcttcttcttcatccgCA
- the LOC128409420 gene encoding H-2 class I histocompatibility antigen, Q9 alpha chain-like isoform X6 yields MFSPRPIPARSAAGSAGGAESGSQSRREKDVAGVRGGKGASFWGEMGVLLLRWPPLILGAAAHLLLLLDCAGSTSHSLRYFHTAVSEPGQGLPQFIDVGYVDDQPFVQYDSDTKKYLPRVPWIRKVEKEDPQYWHRNTQTLQGAELVFRENLEIARNRYNQSGGIHIIQYMYGCELRSDGRKGGHWQYSYDGRDFIAFDKETLTWTAADTGAQVTKRKWDPDLARNQGMKHYLEEECIEWLQRYLEYGKETLLRTEAPVVKVTRKADYDGLETLVCQVHGFYPKEIEANWVKDGEVWQEGTLRGLVAPNSDGTYYLLLSVQIDPEERERFRCRVEHDSLEKPLDVAWEKEPVNLGLIVGAILGVMAAILLVSGIIFFFIRSK; encoded by the exons ATGTTTTCCCCTCGCCCAATCCCGGCTCGCTCTGCTGCTGGTTCCGCAGGCGGGGCAGAGAGCGGGTCTCAGAGTCGGAGGGAGAAGGACGTCGCTGGAgtaagaggaggaaaaggagcttcgttttggggggagatgggggTCCTCCTCCTCCGCTGGCCCCCCCTGATCCTGGGGGCGGctgcccacctgctgctgctcctggactGCGCAG gCTCCACTTCTCACTCCCTCCGCTACTTCCACACAGCCGTGTCTGAGCCTGGCCAGGGGCTGCCCCAGTTCATTGATGTGGGGTACGTGGATGACCAGCCATTTGTTCAGTATGACAGTGACACCAAGAAGTATCTGCCTCGTGTCCCCTGGATAAGGAAGGTGGAAAAGGAGGATCCTCAGTACTGGCACAGGAACACTCAGACACTTCAGGGCGCTGAGCTGGTGTTCAGGGAGAACCTGGAAATTGCAAGGAATCGCTACAACCAGAGCGGAG GGATCCACATCATTCAGTACATGTACGGCTGTGAGCTGAGGTCAGACGGGCGCAAAGGAGGGCATTGGCAGTACAGCTACGACGGGAGGGACTTCATCGCCTTTGACAAGGAGACCCTCACCTGGACGGCAGCTGATACAGGGGCCCAAGTGACCAAGAGGAAGTGGGATCCTGACTTGGCCCGGAACCAGGGCATGAAGCACTACCTGGAGGAGGAATGCATTGAGTGGCTGCAGAGATACCTGGAGTACGGGAAGGAGACTCTGCTGAGGACAG AGGCTCCGGTGGTGAAGGTGACCAGGAAGGCAGACTATGACGGCCTGGAGACCCTCGTTTGCCAAGTCCACGGCTTCTACCCCAAGGAGATTGAGGCCAACTGGGTGAAGGACGGGGAGGTCTGGCAGGAGGGCACCCTCCGAGGATTGGTCGCCCCCAACTCGGACGGGACCTACTATCTCTTGCTCAGTGTCCAGATCGACCCCGAGGAGAGGGAGCGCTTCCGGTGCCGTGTGGAGCATGACAGCCTGGAGAAGCCTCTGGACGTGGCCTGGGAGAAGGAGCCtg